In a genomic window of Primulina huaijiensis isolate GDHJ02 chromosome 10, ASM1229523v2, whole genome shotgun sequence:
- the LOC140985788 gene encoding protein sym-1-like, translated as MSCSIQATITRKYHILFRVGDFISPPCINLGTRIKVPVYNTIHVNGSCRIRSSADGFRLFTRPHFGFGHLCLRSLWVSSGGAGGGSGGSGDGSSGNGDGSSGGGGGRGSNWSFLSWYLALLAKYPVMTKAVTSSFLNLVGDVICQLVIDQVPSLDLKRTFLFAFLGLVLVGPALHFWYLFLSKWITAPGASGAFLRLVLDQFLFSPIFIGTFLAALVTLEGRPSLVIPKLRQEWFSSVLANWQLWIPFQFLNFRFVPQQFQVLAANFIALIWNVILSYKAHQEVAVK; from the exons ATGTCATGTTCGATTCAAGCAACTATTACCCGAAAGTACCATATTTTGTTCCGAGTGGGAGATTTCATCTCTCCTCCCTGTATCAATTTGGGTACCCGAATTAAGGTTCCAGTGTATAACACCATACACGTCAATGGGAGCTGTCGTATCCGAAGTTCGGCAGACGGGTTCAGATTGTTTACGCGTCCTCATTTCGGGTTTGGGCATTTGTGTCTACGCTCTTTGTGGGTTTCGAGTGGAGGAGCTGGTGGTGGGTCTGGGGGCTCTGGCGATGGAAGCTCTGGTAACGGAGATGGCAGCAGTGGTGGCGGTGGTGGTCGTGGGAGTAACTGGTCATTTCTTTCATG GTATCTGGCTCTTCTTGCCAAGTATCCTGTGATGACAAAAGCTGTTACAtcttcatttttaaatttggttGGCGATGTGATTTGTCAG CTCGTGATTGATCAAGTACCGTCACTAGACTTGAAGAGGACATTTCTCTTCGCATTTTTGGGGCTCGTTTTGGTCGGCCCAGCATTGCATTTCTG GTATTTATTTCTGAGTAAATGGATCACAGCCCCCGGAGCTTCTGGTGCTTTCTTGAGGCTTGTCCTTGATCAG TTTCTTTTCTCACCCATTTTTATCGGAACTTTCCTAGCGGCTTTGGTGACTCTTGAAGGAAGGCCGTCACTTGTGATCCCAAAGCTACGACAG gAGTGGTTCTCCTCAGTTCTTGCAAATTGGCAACTATGGATACCTTTCCAGTTCCTTAACTTCCGATTTGTGCCACAGCAATTTCAG GTCCTTGCTGCAAACTTTATTGCCTTGATATGGAATGTGATTCTGTCATATAAAGCTCACCAAGAAGTTGCAGTCAAATAA